AGCATCGCCGAACAGGCGGAACAGGGCGGGGCAGGACTTGGCAGGCGCTCGAACCATGCAGGTCTCCATGATCAGAGTTTGCCAAGGCTAACCCGAGAGGGGAAAAAGGCAAAATAATCTTGTGCCCGCTGTCCCGATCCTCCGGGACGGGTGGCTTTTCCTCAGGAGAAGCAACCGGGCTGATCCTGATGAAACGACCCAATCCCCTGTCCCCCATGCTGATGACCCCGGCCGAGCGCCGCGCCGAACTGTGCAGGCTGCTGGCGCTCGGGCTGGGTCGGCTGCGCACGCGGGAGACAGTAGAAGAATCTGACGACACTGGAGAAAGTTGCCTACACTATCCGTCCGACCAATGCCGTCATGCAACTCCAACGCAACGGAGAAATGCATGAACAAGCCCGATCCCATCCCCGCGCGCCTGGCCGCGCTGAAGACCGCGACCACGCCGGAATTGAAGGCGCAGTGGCGTGACCTGTTCGACAGCGAGCCGCCGCCGTTCAACCGCCGCTATCTCGAAAGCCGCATCGCCTATCGCATCCAGGAACTGGCCTATGGCGGGCTGAAGCCCGAGACAATCCGGCGGCTGGAACGGCTTGGCGAGGAACTGGACGGCGGGGACAAGAGGAAGCGCGGCATCCGCGCCGATCGCGACCGCCCCATCACCGGCACACGGCTGCTGCGAGAATGGCAGGGCGTCGAACAGATCGTCACCGTCACCGCCGATGGCTTCGAATGGCAGGGGCGGCCGTACAAGTCGCTGTCGGCCATCGCGCGGGCCATCACCGGCACGCGTTGGAACGGGTGGACCTTCTTCGGGCTCAAGAACCACAGGGGGCGGACATGACGAAGCCGCCGGAAAAATCGAAGGTCGTCCGCAAGCTGCGCTGCGCGGTCTACACCCGCAAATCCTCCGAGGAAGGGTTGGAGCAGGAGTTCAACTCGCTCCACGCCCAACGCGAGGCCTGCGAAGCCTATATCGCCAGCCAGCGGTCCGAGGGCTGGGTTCTTGTCCGCGATCAATATGACGACGGCGGCATCTCGGGCGGCACGTTGGAGCGCCCCGGCCTGAAGCGGTTGCTGGAGGATATCGAGGACGGGCTGGTCGACGTGGTCGTGGTCTACAAGATCGACCGCCTCAGCCGCTCGCTCGCCGACTTCGCCAAGTTGGTCGAGGTCTTCGACCGGAACGGCGTGACGTTTGTTTCCGTGACCCAGTCCTTCAACACGACCACGTCGATGGGGCGGCTGACGCTGAACATCCTGCTGTCCTTCGCCCAGTTCGAGCGCGAGGTGACGGCCGAGCGCATCCGCGACAAGGTCGCCGCGAGCCGGAAGAAGGGTATGTGGATGGGGGGCGTGCCGCCCTACGGCTACCGGGTGGAAAACCGCAAACTGCTGGTGGACGAGGAAGCCGCCGCGCACGTCCGCTGGATCTTTGCCCACTTCCTCGAGATCGGGTCGGGCACGGAGCTGGCGAGAGAGATCACGAAACGCGGCATCCGAACGCCGCGCGGCAACCGGATCGACAAGAAATACATCTACCGGATGCTGAGCAACCGCGCCTACATCGGCGAGGCGGTGCACAAGGGCGACAGCTACCCCGGCGAGCACGACGCCATCATCGACCGCGAGACGTGGGACCGTGTCCACACCATCCTGCAGGAGAGCCCGCGCAAGCGCGCGGCCCGCACACGCGCTGATACGCCCGCGCTGCTGAAGGGACTGCTGTTCGGGCCCGATGGCGCCGCCTTCTCGCCGACGCACACCCGGAAAGGCGACAAGCTCTACCGCTACTATGTCAGCCAGACCGTGCTGAAGCACGGTGCTGGATCCTGCCCGGTGGGTCGTGTCCCCGCAGGTGAGATCGAGGCTGCCGTCATCGACCAGTTGCGCGCCGTGTTCCGCCAGCCGGAGATCGTTGCGGGGACGTGGAAGGCGGCGCGCGCCCATGCTGACGACATCACCGAGGCCGATGCCCGCGCGGCCCTGCAGCAGCTCGATCCGCTGTGGGACGAACTGTTCCCCGCCGAGCAAGCCCGCATCGTAGCGCTGCTGGTTGAACGGGTCGACATCAGTACGGGCGGCCTGAATGTCCGGCTCCGCGTCGACGGGCTCGGCAGCCTCGCTCGCGAGATGCAGACAGGCGGTATCGAGGCCGCAGCATGACTCGCCGGGCACCGATCCCCGAAACCGTGACGCTGCATGTCCCGTTCCGCGTCGTGAAGCGCGGCGGGCGGAAGGAAATGCACTTGCCGGAAGGCGCCACGCACTCGCGGCGGACCGACAACACGCTGGTCAAGGCGCTGGCGCGCGCGTTCCGGTGGAAGCGGATGATCGACACAGGCCGCTATGCGACCATCACCGACCTCGCCGCGCATGAGGGCATCTCGCCCTCCTACCTCACCCGCATCCTTCGCCTCACGCTGCTCGCCCCCGACATCGTGGATACAATTCTGGAAGGTCGGCAAGGGCCGGACGTGACCTTGGTCCGGCTGATGGACGGGTTCCCGGAGGAGTGGGAGAGCCAGAGGAAGTCTTTCTGACATTCTCGACACTCCCCGTCCAATCCTCGTCTTGATCCTGAAATCATCTCATGATTGCTTGGGCTTGATCCAGTTCTCTGGAGATTGCTCGCGTTTCAGTCGGGAGGGCGTTGTGCCGGGGCCTCAAGTTGATGGATTGGTTGAACGTATCCGCCAAGCGCTGCCACGGCATGGCAATCTCGAAAGCGCGGTTGCTGCCGTTCGCACCGAACTCGACCTCCTCTCCCCCGGGCTTGCAGCTAATCTGTCCGGCGAGATCGACGAAGCCGCCGCCATCGTTACCCGCGAGTTCGAACAGATCGAGATACTCCACAGCCACTCGGTGATCAGAAAACGGCCGGAATGGTACTTCGGCCCGAGACCGTCGGACCTGCACTGGCCTGCCGTGAAGTCCTTCCTTCTTAACGAGAAGAAGTGGCACGAGGACGACGTGCACGGCATCGATGACGCATCGAACGAGGTAGTATCACTTCTCGAGAACCCGCGGGATCCGGCGAGGAGCCAGTTCTCCTGTCGCGGACTGGTCGTCGGCCACGTCCAGTCGGGCAAGACGGCGAACATGACGGCCGTCATCGCCAAGGCGCTCGATGCAGGCTACGATACCGTAATCGTCCTCGCCGGTCTGACGAACAAGCTACGCCATCAGACCCAGCTCAGGTTGTATTCCGACCTGGTGCGGCGCAATCCCCTGAACTGGCAGGTGCTCACGTCGAACCAGGTGGACAGGGATTTCCGGGCTCCGCCTCAGGGCGGTTTCCTCTCCCATTCCGACAAGGCGCAGCTGGCCGTCATCAAGAAGAACGTCTCGCCCCTTGGAGAACTGCGTAAGGCCATCAGGGAGACATTGCCGGCTGTGTTGCAGCAGCTCCGGGTCCTGGTCATCGACGACGAATGCGACCAGGCAAGCGTGAACTCGGCGCGGGGCGAGCTCGACATGACGGCCATCAACCAGCGCATCCGCGAACTTCTCGGACTGCTCCCGGCTGTTACCTATGTCGGCTACACTGCCACTCCCTTCGCGAATGTGCTGATCAACCCCTACCGTGTCGACGGCCAGGAGCTCGACGATCTCTATCCACGGGACTTCATCACGGCACTGCCGAAACCAGATCGGTACTTCGGCACCGAGCGTCTGTTCGGGAAGACGCCGGTCGACCCGGAGGACGTGCGGCCCGACGAGGAAGGGCTCGACATGATCCGCGACGTGCCGGATGAGGATGAGGCGGGGCTGCAGCCGCGCAGCAGGAAGGAGCGTGACGCCTTTCAGCCTGCCATGACGCCGAGTCTCGAGGCCGCCATCCTCTACTTCCTCGCGTGCTGCGCCGCGCGGCGCGCCCGCGGACATGGGGACCAGCACATGACGATGCTGGTGCACACATCGGCCTACGTTCGTGCGCACGAGGTGGTTGCGGCGCTGATCGAGGGCTGGGTCGACGTGCACCGCAAGGATCTTGTCGATTCGGCATCCGACATCGGATCCCTGCTCGGTCGGGTCTGGGACGAGGAGCAGGGACGACTGCCGGACGACGTGACTGATGCGAAGCCGGTCACACTGGAAGATGTCTTCCGGTATCTGCCGGAAGTGCTCCAAAGCATCGAGTTCCCGGTCGAGAACGGCGCAAGCGACGACAGGATCGATTATTCCGGCCGGCCGAAGACGTACATCGTGGTCGGCGGCTCCATCCTCGCTCGGGGCCTGACCCTCGAAGGCCTGATGGTCAGTTATTTCCTGCGAACGGCAAACCAGTACGACACGCTACTCCAGATGGGACGCTGGTTCGGCTACCGGCCCGGCTACGAGGATCTTCCGCGGATCTGGATGCCGAGCGATCTCAAGCTGCGATTCAGGGCGCTTGCCTCCGTCGAACAGGAAATCAGGGAGGACATCGAGCAGTATCGGCTCCGCGACCTCACGCCGATGGACCTGGCGGTCCGGATCAGGGCAATTCCCGGCATGGCGATCACCGCGGCAAACAAGATGCGCGCCGCGAGGCGCTGTGCTGTCAGCTACTGGGGAACCCATCGCCAGACGTTCCGTTT
This portion of the Paracoccus sp. N5 genome encodes:
- a CDS encoding DUF2924 domain-containing protein, which gives rise to MNKPDPIPARLAALKTATTPELKAQWRDLFDSEPPPFNRRYLESRIAYRIQELAYGGLKPETIRRLERLGEELDGGDKRKRGIRADRDRPITGTRLLREWQGVEQIVTVTADGFEWQGRPYKSLSAIARAITGTRWNGWTFFGLKNHRGRT
- a CDS encoding Z1 domain-containing protein produces the protein MVERIRQALPRHGNLESAVAAVRTELDLLSPGLAANLSGEIDEAAAIVTREFEQIEILHSHSVIRKRPEWYFGPRPSDLHWPAVKSFLLNEKKWHEDDVHGIDDASNEVVSLLENPRDPARSQFSCRGLVVGHVQSGKTANMTAVIAKALDAGYDTVIVLAGLTNKLRHQTQLRLYSDLVRRNPLNWQVLTSNQVDRDFRAPPQGGFLSHSDKAQLAVIKKNVSPLGELRKAIRETLPAVLQQLRVLVIDDECDQASVNSARGELDMTAINQRIRELLGLLPAVTYVGYTATPFANVLINPYRVDGQELDDLYPRDFITALPKPDRYFGTERLFGKTPVDPEDVRPDEEGLDMIRDVPDEDEAGLQPRSRKERDAFQPAMTPSLEAAILYFLACCAARRARGHGDQHMTMLVHTSAYVRAHEVVAALIEGWVDVHRKDLVDSASDIGSLLGRVWDEEQGRLPDDVTDAKPVTLEDVFRYLPEVLQSIEFPVENGASDDRIDYSGRPKTYIVVGGSILARGLTLEGLMVSYFLRTANQYDTLLQMGRWFGYRPGYEDLPRIWMPSDLKLRFRALASVEQEIREDIEQYRLRDLTPMDLAVRIRAIPGMAITAANKMRAARRCAVSYWGTHRQTFRFAHTDAGLLERNWAAGNELVSRIEALGLRDRDAGERKLWRNVPRSSVRRFLEAYSVESSQADLLPAMLVPFIDGPDPRLSSWNVGIVESGRGRDSDAALGTIGSVRTVNRARLNDTNGIADIKALMSRRDVVFDCGNTVGGNGSWEELKAARLDAVGQVPLLLLYPIARDSRPERESKARVPLDAVHDVLGIGIVFPGSVTEGGNFVSVELQPLSAEEVAAIEEEEAAQTEAAGV
- a CDS encoding recombinase family protein, producing MTKPPEKSKVVRKLRCAVYTRKSSEEGLEQEFNSLHAQREACEAYIASQRSEGWVLVRDQYDDGGISGGTLERPGLKRLLEDIEDGLVDVVVVYKIDRLSRSLADFAKLVEVFDRNGVTFVSVTQSFNTTTSMGRLTLNILLSFAQFEREVTAERIRDKVAASRKKGMWMGGVPPYGYRVENRKLLVDEEAAAHVRWIFAHFLEIGSGTELAREITKRGIRTPRGNRIDKKYIYRMLSNRAYIGEAVHKGDSYPGEHDAIIDRETWDRVHTILQESPRKRAARTRADTPALLKGLLFGPDGAAFSPTHTRKGDKLYRYYVSQTVLKHGAGSCPVGRVPAGEIEAAVIDQLRAVFRQPEIVAGTWKAARAHADDITEADARAALQQLDPLWDELFPAEQARIVALLVERVDISTGGLNVRLRVDGLGSLAREMQTGGIEAAA